A region of Prochlorococcus marinus subsp. pastoris str. CCMP1986 DNA encodes the following proteins:
- a CDS encoding SDR family oxidoreductase, with protein MKYLILGSGSFAGQLIFSEYLERNYDVYGFNRSRVKDHYQWPWIKKYKNDLGNRWFEYNLTNDVEEMISHINRLKPNFIIDFMGQGMVAPSWLKPEVWYTTNIAIKSRLMNALIDSSFLQKYIRIGTPEVFGSNENFLKEDECFNPSTPYAVSHAAIDFNLRCLYKQYNFPYLIGRFANFYGVGQQLYRIIPRLFLSCRSERNFILDGKGESRRSFIFSKDIVSAIDSMIKFDGIGQEFNFSSNEEISIMSLVNKICNLTNVDKSRILKFGPERPGKDRYYRLDIKKSKNVLNWEPEVSLDEGLNIINIWISENIENLSNKSWTYEYKD; from the coding sequence ATGAAATATCTTATTCTTGGATCAGGTTCTTTTGCAGGACAACTCATTTTCTCAGAATATTTAGAACGAAATTATGATGTTTATGGTTTTAATAGAAGTAGAGTTAAGGATCATTATCAGTGGCCATGGATAAAAAAATATAAAAATGATCTGGGGAATAGATGGTTTGAATATAACCTAACTAATGATGTTGAGGAAATGATAAGTCATATTAATAGATTAAAACCAAACTTCATTATTGATTTTATGGGACAAGGGATGGTTGCTCCAAGTTGGTTAAAACCTGAAGTTTGGTACACAACAAATATTGCAATCAAGTCAAGATTGATGAATGCATTAATAGATTCTTCCTTTTTACAAAAATATATAAGAATAGGAACTCCTGAAGTTTTCGGAAGTAATGAAAATTTTCTTAAAGAAGATGAATGTTTTAACCCCTCAACTCCATATGCAGTTTCGCATGCTGCAATAGATTTTAATTTGAGATGTCTTTACAAGCAATATAACTTTCCATATTTAATTGGTAGGTTTGCAAATTTTTATGGAGTTGGTCAACAACTTTATAGAATTATTCCAAGACTATTTTTGTCTTGTAGAAGTGAAAGGAATTTTATTTTGGATGGCAAAGGAGAATCTAGAAGATCTTTTATATTTTCAAAGGATATTGTTAGCGCCATTGACAGTATGATCAAATTTGATGGAATTGGACAAGAATTTAATTTTAGTTCTAATGAAGAGATATCTATAATGTCATTAGTAAATAAGATTTGTAATTTAACTAATGTCGATAAATCTAGAATTTTAAAGTTTGGTCCAGAAAGGCCTGGGAAAGATAGATATTACAGACTTGATATAAAAAAATCTAAAAATGTTTTAAATTGGGAACCTGAAGTATCTCTTGATGAGGGACTCAATATTATTAATATATGGATATCTGAAAATATAGAGAATTTGTCAAATAAATCATGGACATATGAATATAAGGATTGA
- a CDS encoding DUF5989 family protein encodes MKFFLIFKQIWAYAKVRKKYWLVPFAIILVAIAVILITAQGSIVAPFIYTLF; translated from the coding sequence ATGAAATTCTTTTTAATTTTTAAACAAATTTGGGCCTACGCGAAAGTAAGAAAAAAATATTGGTTGGTTCCTTTTGCAATAATATTAGTTGCGATTGCTGTCATATTAATTACTGCACAAGGTTCAATAGTTGCACCTTTCATTTATACACTTTTTTAG
- a CDS encoding carbamoyltransferase family protein: MGIIGISCYYHDSAAALISEDGEILAAVQEERFSRKKFDSRFPFCSVDYCLKIAKENNIEVEKYIYYEKPIRVFMRLLETYFSTAPRGLTSFIPAMETWIGEKIFTKQNLVDEILLIDEKFTEDKLFFSEHHLSHAASAFYPSPFNESIVLCLDAVGEWATTTAWHGKGKDLKPLWEINFPHSIGMLYSSFTYYCGFKVNSGEYKLMGLAPYGEPIYKDKILNNLITVFSDGSYELNMKYFKYHRGLRMISSQFINLFGEKPRLSNEPLNKFYMDIASSIQKVTEELILNITDKLYEKYKINNLCMAGGVALNCVANGKILDQGKFKNIWIQPAAGDAGGALGSALALLSKSKNFKRNNVKIDKMHSSYLGPEFSDEKIEKFLLGLNISYEKYQDDELFKEVAQYLSDSKVVGWFQGRMEYGPRALGNRSILGDPRVPDMQKKMNIKIKNRESFRPFAPAILDSHKKELFGIEHSSPYMLITRNLSKKYLIDSDPKDNRYGIDKVNQIRSIYPGITHLDNSCRVQTVSESRNKKFFKLISEFNKLTGCPVLINTSFNVRGEPIVCTPEDALRCFINTSMDILVLGSFIILKDKLPSNLNSKFLNTQFVED, from the coding sequence ATGGGAATTATTGGTATTTCGTGTTACTACCATGATAGTGCCGCAGCATTAATATCTGAAGATGGAGAAATACTCGCAGCTGTTCAGGAAGAAAGATTTTCTAGAAAAAAGTTTGATTCTCGCTTTCCTTTTTGCTCTGTAGACTATTGCTTGAAAATAGCTAAGGAAAATAATATTGAAGTTGAAAAATATATTTACTACGAAAAACCTATAAGAGTTTTTATGAGACTTTTAGAAACTTATTTTTCAACTGCTCCAAGAGGGCTCACGAGCTTTATACCTGCTATGGAAACTTGGATTGGGGAGAAAATCTTTACAAAACAAAATCTTGTTGATGAAATATTGTTAATTGATGAGAAATTTACTGAAGACAAACTTTTTTTTTCAGAGCATCATTTATCTCATGCAGCATCTGCTTTTTATCCCTCACCTTTCAATGAATCTATAGTTTTATGTCTAGATGCTGTTGGCGAGTGGGCTACAACTACTGCTTGGCATGGAAAAGGAAAGGATTTAAAACCTTTATGGGAAATTAATTTTCCTCACTCTATAGGTATGCTTTATTCCTCATTTACATATTATTGCGGCTTTAAAGTTAATAGTGGTGAATATAAGTTAATGGGTTTAGCTCCTTATGGAGAACCTATATATAAAGACAAAATTTTGAATAATTTAATAACTGTTTTTTCTGATGGATCATATGAACTAAATATGAAATATTTTAAATACCATAGGGGATTAAGAATGATATCATCTCAATTTATAAATCTATTTGGAGAAAAGCCGAGATTATCCAATGAACCTTTAAACAAATTTTATATGGATATTGCTTCTTCTATACAAAAAGTCACTGAAGAATTAATTTTGAATATTACTGATAAATTATATGAAAAATATAAAATAAATAATCTTTGTATGGCAGGTGGAGTTGCACTAAATTGTGTTGCAAATGGCAAAATCTTAGATCAAGGCAAATTTAAAAATATATGGATTCAGCCTGCAGCAGGTGATGCGGGAGGAGCCTTAGGATCAGCTTTAGCTTTATTGTCTAAGTCCAAAAATTTCAAAAGAAATAATGTAAAAATTGACAAGATGCACTCTTCTTATTTAGGACCAGAATTTTCAGATGAAAAAATTGAGAAATTTCTTTTAGGTTTGAATATTTCGTATGAAAAATATCAGGATGATGAATTATTTAAAGAGGTAGCTCAATATCTTTCAGACAGTAAGGTTGTTGGATGGTTTCAGGGTAGGATGGAATACGGCCCAAGAGCTTTAGGTAATAGATCAATCCTTGGAGATCCTAGGGTTCCAGATATGCAAAAGAAGATGAATATTAAAATTAAGAATAGAGAATCTTTTAGACCATTTGCTCCAGCTATTCTTGACTCTCATAAAAAAGAACTTTTTGGAATTGAACATTCATCTCCTTATATGCTGATTACAAGAAATTTATCAAAAAAATATTTAATAGATTCAGATCCTAAAGATAATAGGTATGGCATTGATAAGGTAAATCAAATTAGATCAATTTATCCTGGAATTACTCACTTAGATAATAGCTGTAGAGTTCAAACTGTTTCAGAATCAAGAAATAAGAAGTTCTTTAAATTAATTTCTGAGTTTAATAAATTAACTGGTTGCCCTGTCTTAATCAATACCTCTTTTAATGTAAGAGGAGAACCAATAGTTTGCACTCCAGAAGATGCTTTAAGATGTTTTATAAATACCTCAATGGATATACTAGTATTAGGTTCATTTATAATATTAAAAGATAAATTACCATCTAATTTGAACTCTAAATTTTTAAATACACAATTTGTAGAGGATTAA
- a CDS encoding SxtJ family membrane protein: MEYPSKSHLRKSGILFSILFIIVFSIIPYLLHQQMKVFPLFFSLLITTISIFSPYKLRRPYSFWIRLGNILGRLNSKLILGLFFYFMITPFSILRNLIKMIFKIRTRKQTNSVNIPSTDLNFTDQY, encoded by the coding sequence ATGGAATATCCAAGTAAGTCTCATTTACGAAAGTCAGGAATTTTATTCTCGATACTTTTTATTATAGTTTTTTCAATTATTCCATATTTATTACATCAACAAATGAAGGTCTTCCCTTTGTTTTTCTCTTTATTAATAACTACTATTAGTATCTTTTCCCCTTACAAACTTAGAAGACCTTACTCGTTTTGGATTAGGCTTGGTAATATTTTAGGTAGGTTAAATAGTAAATTAATATTAGGCCTATTCTTTTATTTTATGATTACACCATTTTCAATATTAAGAAATTTAATTAAAATGATTTTTAAAATACGAACTAGAAAACAAACAAATAGTGTTAATATTCCTTCAACAGATTTAAATTTTACAGATCAATACTAA
- a CDS encoding carbamoyltransferase family protein yields MDHYILGISCFYHDSAASLLKNGEIVVAVQEERFTRKKHDSSFPKLSILYCLKSQKISLADIQEVVYYEKPLLTFERLMETYLGVAPRGIRSFITAMQVWLKEKLFLKNQIKLNLKLIQKELSKDLFQLPNLHFSEHHLSHAAAAFYPSPFNESAVLCMDGVGEWATTSTWTGKNNSLKPIWEISFPHSLGLLYSAFTYYCGFKVNSGEYKLMGLAPYGKPKYADKIKENLIDIKKDGTFNLDISYFKYHRGFRMTGRKFHKLFGIKPRKAETELSQFHMDIAASIQSVTEEIVLKIARSLRKESGMKNLCLSGGVALNCVANGLLLRENIFENIWIQPASGDAGSSLGAALVSWYQYHKKDRNINKCDSMKGAYLGPEYSNDQIVQYLNQINATFYTYNDNELFDKLACEIEKGNVVGWFNGPMEFGPRSLGARSILGDPRNKEMQSVMNLKIKYRESFRPFAPSVLEEDVRTQFEISTKSPYMLFVAPVKEELRKKMSKEENKLFGIEKLNVPKSSLPAITHVDYSARIQTVSYKTNPRYHNLISTFKRKTGCPTLVNTSFNVRGEPIVCTPQDAYRCFMRTEMDILVLENQILFKSEQPKIETDETWMQEFELD; encoded by the coding sequence ATGGATCATTACATTCTTGGAATATCTTGTTTTTATCATGACAGTGCAGCATCTTTACTTAAGAATGGCGAAATTGTAGTTGCTGTACAAGAAGAAAGATTTACTAGAAAAAAGCATGACTCAAGCTTCCCGAAATTATCAATCCTATATTGTTTGAAATCACAAAAAATTAGTCTTGCTGATATACAAGAAGTTGTTTATTACGAAAAACCTCTCCTGACTTTTGAAAGACTAATGGAAACCTATCTTGGTGTAGCTCCAAGAGGTATTAGATCTTTTATTACAGCAATGCAAGTTTGGTTAAAAGAAAAACTATTTTTGAAGAATCAAATAAAACTCAATCTTAAACTAATTCAAAAAGAACTTTCTAAAGACTTATTTCAGTTACCAAATCTTCATTTCTCAGAACACCACCTTTCTCATGCTGCTGCTGCATTTTATCCAAGTCCATTCAATGAATCAGCAGTCTTATGTATGGATGGTGTTGGCGAGTGGGCGACAACTTCAACATGGACCGGTAAAAATAATTCTTTAAAACCTATTTGGGAAATTAGTTTCCCTCACTCTCTCGGACTTTTGTACTCTGCATTTACTTACTATTGTGGTTTCAAGGTAAATTCAGGAGAGTACAAATTAATGGGCCTTGCTCCATATGGAAAGCCTAAATATGCTGACAAAATTAAGGAGAATTTAATTGATATCAAAAAAGATGGTACTTTCAATCTCGACATAAGTTACTTCAAATATCATAGGGGTTTTCGCATGACTGGACGAAAATTCCACAAGCTTTTTGGAATTAAACCTCGTAAAGCTGAGACGGAATTATCACAATTCCATATGGATATAGCAGCCTCAATTCAATCTGTAACTGAGGAAATTGTTCTAAAAATAGCGCGTTCTCTTCGTAAAGAGTCAGGTATGAAAAATTTATGCCTTTCTGGCGGTGTTGCACTTAATTGTGTAGCGAATGGATTGCTTCTAAGAGAAAATATATTTGAAAATATCTGGATTCAGCCTGCAAGCGGAGATGCAGGATCTTCACTAGGCGCGGCACTAGTAAGTTGGTACCAATATCATAAAAAAGATCGAAATATAAACAAATGCGACTCAATGAAAGGAGCATACCTTGGTCCAGAATACAGTAATGACCAAATCGTTCAATATCTCAATCAAATAAATGCTACTTTTTATACTTATAACGATAATGAATTATTCGACAAATTAGCCTGCGAAATAGAAAAAGGAAATGTAGTTGGTTGGTTTAATGGGCCGATGGAGTTTGGACCTCGATCGCTTGGAGCAAGATCAATTCTTGGTGATCCACGAAATAAAGAAATGCAAAGCGTAATGAATCTCAAAATTAAATATAGAGAAAGTTTTAGACCCTTTGCTCCATCTGTTCTTGAAGAAGATGTCAGAACCCAATTTGAAATATCTACTAAAAGTCCTTATATGCTATTTGTCGCTCCAGTTAAAGAAGAACTTCGAAAGAAGATGTCAAAAGAAGAAAATAAGCTTTTTGGTATTGAAAAACTTAATGTACCTAAGTCTTCATTGCCAGCAATCACTCACGTTGATTACTCGGCACGTATCCAGACAGTTAGCTATAAAACAAATCCTAGATATCACAATCTGATAAGTACCTTCAAAAGAAAAACTGGTTGCCCAACGCTTGTTAATACCTCATTCAACGTAAGAGGAGAACCTATCGTTTGTACTCCCCAAGATGCTTACAGATGTTTTATGAGAACTGAGATGGATATTTTGGTTCTTGAGAATCAAATTCTCTTCAAAAGCGAACAACCAAAGATTGAAACGGATGAAACCTGGATGCAAGAATTTGAACTCGATTAA
- a CDS encoding class I SAM-dependent methyltransferase has protein sequence MKDVVNFYKDIPFNFTSDIDFYLKNIKNSNQVLEYKDLHKLLIKNKSLFKGKLIKDVIEFGCGTGWLTNSLMYYYNKNLTSVDFTEKAIEVAKNVSKKLNKSANFNHCNIFEYEDNNNYDLVISLGVLHHTFDCKKAFTKISKFVKPGGYLYVGLYHLYGRKPMLQFLQSYSNWHGEQSAYKLFKKMNKSMNDDSHSYSWFRDQVLHPHETQHTYEELLGWIKEINFKVVSTSINNYKDISNSKSSDLFDLEKSLESSSYEKNINKLEFSPGYFTVCAQKE, from the coding sequence ATGAAAGATGTTGTAAATTTCTATAAGGATATCCCTTTCAATTTTACAAGTGATATAGATTTCTATTTAAAAAATATAAAAAATTCTAATCAGGTATTGGAATATAAAGATCTTCATAAACTATTAATAAAAAATAAATCACTCTTTAAGGGTAAGTTAATTAAGGATGTTATTGAATTTGGTTGTGGCACTGGTTGGCTTACTAATTCTTTGATGTATTACTATAACAAAAATCTTACTTCTGTAGACTTTACTGAGAAGGCTATTGAAGTTGCTAAAAATGTTTCAAAAAAACTAAATAAATCTGCTAATTTCAATCATTGCAACATATTCGAATATGAAGATAATAATAATTATGATTTAGTTATAAGTTTAGGTGTGCTTCATCACACTTTTGATTGCAAAAAAGCTTTTACTAAAATCTCTAAATTCGTAAAACCAGGAGGGTACTTGTATGTTGGTTTGTACCATTTGTATGGGCGAAAACCAATGCTTCAATTCTTACAATCATACTCTAATTGGCATGGGGAACAATCAGCTTATAAATTATTTAAGAAAATGAATAAAAGTATGAATGATGATAGTCATTCATATTCTTGGTTTAGGGATCAAGTATTGCATCCTCACGAGACTCAACATACTTATGAAGAGCTTTTAGGTTGGATAAAAGAGATTAATTTTAAAGTAGTTTCGACAAGCATAAACAATTATAAAGATATTTCAAATTCTAAGAGTAGTGATCTTTTTGATCTCGAAAAATCACTAGAGTCATCATCTTACGAAAAAAATATTAATAAATTAGAATTTAGTCCTGGTTATTTTACAGTATGTGCCCAGAAAGAATAA
- a CDS encoding glycosyltransferase family 2 protein translates to MKPIYSVCVCNYNMAETLEVSLKSVLDQLDERYEVIVIDDGSKDSSVEILKNLSKVYENLRYIPLARDYRRRLGDTRNLSIEAARGKYVILHIDADDKWGPYIDSFIRVFHELSKRLEFENFILSGYQIHMAPRDLLLKNRYPNVYYTEDRLLCNKLAAKGAFLSIKHKLFRTRIPIKTRKKKLFKVIKSQFSSMLVSFSYHPYPVKSFFEYLARILRKSDWSFIVSSINLILIFPAFIYGVLLNRAERIDTVDRNYRELCPIDINQVENKYIEKYGKFNLSKEERIIYYLE, encoded by the coding sequence ATGAAGCCTATTTATTCAGTTTGTGTATGTAATTATAATATGGCTGAAACATTAGAAGTATCTTTAAAAAGTGTTCTTGATCAATTGGATGAAAGATATGAAGTTATCGTTATTGATGATGGCTCAAAAGATTCTTCCGTAGAAATACTCAAAAATCTTTCAAAAGTATATGAAAACTTAAGATACATACCTCTTGCAAGAGACTATAGGAGAAGATTGGGTGATACTAGGAACTTATCAATTGAGGCAGCAAGAGGAAAATATGTCATTCTACATATAGATGCGGATGATAAATGGGGGCCTTATATAGATTCATTTATAAGAGTATTTCATGAATTGAGTAAAAGATTAGAGTTTGAAAATTTTATTCTTAGTGGCTACCAAATACATATGGCTCCAAGAGATTTACTTTTAAAAAATAGATATCCAAATGTTTACTATACTGAAGATAGACTTTTGTGTAACAAACTTGCGGCTAAAGGAGCTTTTCTTTCCATCAAACATAAATTGTTTAGAACAAGAATTCCAATAAAGACTAGAAAAAAGAAACTGTTCAAAGTTATTAAATCTCAGTTTAGTTCAATGTTAGTTAGCTTCTCTTATCATCCATACCCCGTAAAATCTTTTTTCGAATATCTGGCAAGGATTTTAAGAAAATCTGATTGGTCTTTTATTGTATCTTCCATTAATCTTATATTGATATTTCCTGCATTTATTTATGGAGTTCTACTTAATAGAGCAGAAAGGATTGATACCGTAGATAGAAATTATAGAGAACTTTGTCCAATCGATATAAATCAAGTTGAAAATAAATATATTGAGAAATATGGTAAATTTAATTTATCTAAAGAAGAGAGAATAATTTACTACTTGGAATAA
- a CDS encoding class I SAM-dependent methyltransferase, whose product MKRDFICLLRIFIDSLPEFIRNSEILFRISMFIFKVPASLFTFRKKYKSGIIKDLSEYYSANESFSLKRISKDTDINSLHLRIIKRYFKKYLPNSLLDAGCGSCYLLDNFRILKPSAKLVGIDYDTPISTNNKFKLIEGDILNTLKGFLENSFEFVVCTHVIEHLNYPDEVVLELRRVCSKILIIICPIEKELKWGMNYHINFYSNKKYFLNFILDTKLKNKKINNYKIYQRLGDLMYVENII is encoded by the coding sequence TTGAAAAGAGATTTTATATGCTTATTAAGAATCTTTATAGATTCGTTGCCTGAATTCATAAGAAATAGCGAAATACTTTTTAGAATTTCAATGTTTATTTTTAAAGTTCCTGCATCATTATTTACATTTAGAAAAAAATATAAATCTGGAATAATTAAAGATCTTTCAGAGTATTATTCTGCCAATGAAAGTTTTTCACTGAAAAGGATTTCAAAAGATACTGATATAAATTCATTGCATTTAAGAATTATCAAAAGATACTTCAAAAAATATTTGCCTAATTCTTTATTAGATGCTGGATGCGGATCTTGTTATTTGTTAGATAATTTTAGAATTTTAAAACCCTCTGCAAAGTTGGTAGGAATTGATTACGATACCCCCATCTCAACAAACAACAAATTCAAATTAATTGAGGGGGATATATTAAATACACTTAAAGGATTTCTGGAAAATTCATTTGAATTTGTTGTTTGTACTCATGTTATTGAACATTTAAATTATCCCGATGAGGTTGTTCTTGAACTAAGAAGAGTATGTTCGAAAATCCTTATTATTATATGTCCAATTGAAAAGGAGTTAAAATGGGGGATGAATTATCATATCAATTTTTATAGTAATAAAAAATATTTTCTGAATTTTATTCTTGATACAAAATTAAAGAATAAAAAAATTAATAATTATAAAATCTATCAAAGATTAGGAGATTTAATGTATGTTGAAAATATTATTTAA
- a CDS encoding DUF5989 family protein: protein MEAFLDLVKDMWDFLKVRKKYWLAPLIFTIVFMGTLIVFTQGSVIAPFIYSIF, encoded by the coding sequence ATGGAAGCATTTCTTGATCTAGTTAAAGACATGTGGGACTTCCTCAAAGTCCGCAAAAAGTATTGGTTAGCACCTTTGATTTTTACAATTGTCTTCATGGGAACATTGATTGTATTTACGCAAGGTTCTGTTATTGCGCCTTTTATTTACTCAATATTTTGA
- a CDS encoding SxtJ family membrane protein produces MSEKITKKKLREFGILIGIGFPFLIGWIMPSFAGHGFREWTLLIGIPGLIIGLIAPRILLYPYKGWMLLGHKLGWVNSHLVLGLVFILVLLPIALIMRISGYDPLRKKRKDKKTYRENKQNHQTDITRIF; encoded by the coding sequence ATGTCAGAAAAAATCACTAAAAAGAAACTTCGTGAATTTGGTATTCTTATTGGAATTGGATTTCCATTCCTAATCGGTTGGATAATGCCTTCTTTTGCAGGTCATGGATTTAGAGAATGGACCCTTTTGATAGGTATCCCTGGACTAATTATTGGGCTCATCGCACCTCGAATATTGCTTTATCCGTATAAGGGCTGGATGTTACTTGGTCATAAGCTAGGATGGGTCAATAGTCATTTAGTATTAGGTCTGGTATTTATTCTTGTCCTTTTACCAATTGCTTTAATTATGCGTATTTCTGGATACGATCCATTAAGAAAAAAAAGAAAAGATAAAAAAACCTATAGGGAAAACAAACAGAATCATCAAACTGACATTACACGAATCTTTTAA
- a CDS encoding glycosyltransferase family 2 protein, which produces MKNNKVKVGCVVPCYKGGKKTINVIKSALKYTDLLVLVDDRCPYNTGERVARLFANSKKVKVLYNQKNLGVGGATIRGMKYLLKNDSAIIVKVDADGQIDPQLIPKLIEPLIRSEFDGAKGNRFSSLDHVLTMPFLRLIGNLFLSFLNKLSSGYWELFDPTNGFIAFTETGLLKVRLDKVDNRYFFESDLLFQCSLQNICFTQLPMKSNYSDEESSLKPLVEIFRFSKNHLRNFLKRIIYQYFLLDFNIGSLELLSSSILSLVLAILIIKTYLNGTFNNQLATPGEANLITLLAIIISQLVIGFLYYDSTQQPLIRRLKSRRNY; this is translated from the coding sequence ATGAAAAATAATAAGGTTAAAGTAGGTTGTGTTGTCCCTTGTTATAAAGGTGGTAAAAAAACAATAAACGTTATCAAATCAGCTCTAAAGTATACTGATTTATTGGTTTTAGTCGATGATAGATGCCCATATAATACCGGTGAAAGGGTTGCCAGATTATTTGCAAATTCGAAAAAAGTTAAAGTTTTATATAATCAAAAAAATTTAGGAGTGGGTGGAGCAACTATAAGGGGCATGAAGTATTTACTAAAAAATGATTCTGCAATTATTGTTAAAGTTGATGCCGATGGTCAAATTGATCCTCAATTAATTCCTAAATTAATTGAGCCTTTAATTAGAAGTGAATTTGATGGGGCAAAGGGTAATCGTTTTTCCAGTCTAGATCATGTACTGACTATGCCCTTTTTGAGGCTTATTGGTAACTTGTTTCTAAGCTTTCTAAACAAACTTTCAAGTGGTTATTGGGAACTTTTTGATCCTACAAATGGATTTATCGCATTTACAGAAACTGGTTTACTCAAAGTTAGATTAGATAAAGTAGATAATAGATATTTTTTTGAATCTGATCTCTTGTTTCAATGCAGCTTACAAAATATATGTTTTACTCAACTTCCAATGAAAAGTAATTATTCAGATGAAGAAAGTTCTCTTAAACCTCTTGTGGAAATATTCAGATTTAGTAAAAATCATTTGAGAAATTTTTTAAAAAGAATAATTTATCAATATTTTTTACTTGATTTTAATATAGGTTCTCTTGAACTACTTAGTAGTTCAATTCTTTCTTTGGTTTTAGCTATCTTAATAATCAAAACCTATTTGAATGGTACTTTTAATAACCAATTAGCTACTCCTGGCGAGGCAAATCTTATAACTTTACTTGCTATTATTATTTCTCAGCTTGTTATTGGATTCCTTTATTATGATTCAACTCAACAGCCTCTAATAAGAAGATTGAAATCTAGAAGAAATTATTAA
- a CDS encoding SGNH/GDSL hydrolase family protein, producing MFFWYRVLSLWPLRRRIINLERFRGLHDDYSKSSTSLNAIRELNDTCNVNLLCTPYVAYIPNSDYWRPNQARDLYKLHLKKSSKKLKIKFIDGSTVIDTKDIKNYAPLGPHLSKLGYQKFAELLSSHLSKKK from the coding sequence ATGTTTTTTTGGTATAGGGTTCTATCTCTTTGGCCATTACGTAGAAGAATTATAAATTTAGAGCGATTTAGAGGTTTACATGATGATTATTCAAAAAGTTCAACTAGTCTTAATGCCATACGCGAACTCAATGATACTTGTAACGTGAATTTATTATGTACCCCTTATGTTGCTTATATACCCAACAGTGATTATTGGCGTCCAAATCAAGCGAGAGATCTTTATAAATTACATCTTAAGAAGAGTTCTAAGAAACTAAAAATTAAATTTATTGATGGTTCAACAGTAATAGATACTAAGGATATTAAAAATTATGCACCCCTTGGACCGCATTTATCTAAATTAGGATATCAAAAATTTGCTGAACTTCTTTCAAGCCATTTAAGTAAAAAAAAATAA
- a CDS encoding acyltransferase: MITFKQSIVGILGNIATTFSFLPYLPNFIHKFRGVRFENFLKVHFSSNVILDNRYPDKIRIDKGVVFATGSLITAHSFVPKNNKVVGIKEIIKSVFIGKNVFIGAKAIILPGTHLEEGCYVAAGAVVSGKFKKNCLIAGNPAIIKRSIKS, encoded by the coding sequence ATGATTACTTTTAAACAATCAATTGTTGGGATTTTAGGTAATATTGCAACAACCTTTTCATTCCTCCCATACTTGCCAAATTTTATTCACAAATTTCGCGGAGTCAGGTTTGAAAATTTTTTAAAGGTACATTTTTCAAGCAATGTTATTTTAGATAATAGATATCCAGATAAAATCAGAATAGATAAAGGAGTTGTTTTTGCTACAGGGTCTTTAATTACAGCTCATTCTTTTGTGCCTAAAAATAACAAAGTAGTTGGCATTAAAGAAATTATAAAATCAGTATTTATTGGTAAAAATGTGTTTATTGGAGCAAAAGCAATTATATTACCAGGAACACATCTTGAGGAAGGATGTTATGTCGCTGCTGGTGCTGTTGTCTCAGGTAAATTCAAAAAAAATTGCTTAATAGCAGGAAATCCAGCTATTATTAAAAGAAGTATTAAGTCTTGA